In Streptomyces capitiformicae, one genomic interval encodes:
- a CDS encoding MarR family winged helix-turn-helix transcriptional regulator: MAERKTPVGGVDDVDAVTRAVLTASRLLVAVSARSLAEVEERVTLPQFRMLVVLSTRGATKLVVLADLLQVAPSTAMRMVDRLIAAGLADRQVNPNNRRETMLMLTDEGRRTVADVTARRRAEIAAIVERLAPEQRGALVGALTAFNEAGGEPPAPEADDAEPYPLGWMDTTVGRGA; the protein is encoded by the coding sequence ATGGCGGAGCGTAAGACCCCTGTAGGGGGCGTGGACGATGTCGATGCGGTCACTCGTGCGGTGCTGACCGCGTCGCGGTTGTTGGTGGCGGTCTCGGCGCGGTCCCTGGCCGAGGTCGAGGAGCGGGTGACGCTCCCGCAGTTCCGCATGCTGGTGGTGCTGTCCACCCGGGGTGCCACCAAACTGGTCGTGCTCGCGGACCTGCTCCAGGTGGCGCCGTCCACCGCCATGCGCATGGTCGACCGGCTGATCGCGGCCGGGCTCGCCGACCGTCAGGTCAACCCGAACAACCGCCGCGAGACCATGCTCATGCTCACCGACGAGGGGCGGCGCACCGTCGCGGACGTCACCGCCCGGCGGCGTGCCGAAATCGCGGCGATCGTCGAGCGGCTCGCTCCGGAGCAGCGGGGGGCGCTCGTCGGGGCACTCACCGCGTTCAACGAGGCGGGCGGGGAGCCCCCGGCCCCGGAGGCGGACGACGCGGAGCCGTATCCGCTGGGCTGGATGGACACGACGGTGGGGCGTGGCGCCTGA